A window of Mycolicibacterium madagascariense genomic DNA:
AGCGGCCGGCCCGCCGCCAGCGACGTCGTCACCCAGCTCGAGTGGGTCAGCCGTCACCACCGGCATCCGCGTCTGCTCTTCGTGGTGTCCGACGAGCCCGACGTCGACGACCGGCTGACCGACGTGGTGGGCCGGCTCACCGGACGCCACGACGTGCTGTGGGCCATGGTCGCCGATGCACCCGCGGTCGGCGGCGCCGGGGACGAATCCGACGGTTACGACGTGCGCGACGGCGCCTTCGTCATCGGTCGCGATCTCGGTCCGCGAGTGATCGAGGCCTACCAGAAGGCCGAACGCGAACGGCGACAACGTCTTTCGGCGTTCCTGACCGCCAACGGCATACCCCACGCGGTGGTGCGCGGCAGCGCGTCCATCCGCACCGCGCTGAGCGCCATGACCGAGGTCCACGCCCGTGCCCGATGATCTGCTCCGCCACGTCGTGGGCCCGCAGCCGTATGCGTCGTGGTGGCTGTGGCTGGCGATCGCGCTGACGGTCGCCCTGGTGGCCTTCTACGCCGCGGTGTTCCTGCTGACCGGACCCGGTCGCGGCGGGCGGGAGCTGCCGCTGCTCGGCGCGGCCCGCGAGCGCAGGCTGCGGCAGCGGTCGGCCAGGGCCGTGCGACGCATCGGTGAGCGATACCGCGCGGGCGAACTCGCGGCGGCGCCCGCGGGGACGGCCGCCAGCCACGAGCTGCGCCGGTTCCTGCACCTCGCCACCGGCGTGCCGGCGGAGTACCTGCAGGTGAGCGATCTCGCCGACAGCGAGATCGCGTCAGCGGCACCGGTGTTGGAGCAGTTCGTCGACATCCAGTTCAATTCCGCGTCCGAGGCGGACGTCGCCCGAGTCCTGCGGGACGCCGAGGAGCTGATCCTGTCGTGGACCTGATCTGGATGGGCGCCGCGATCGCGGGGTGCGTCGCGCTGGCGCTGTGCATCGCGGCGGCGCTGCTGCGCCCCATGGAGGACGAGCGGCGTCGGCTGCGGCCCATCGCGAACGCTCACCGTCTCACCGGCCTGCCGGAGTACGTCCGCGCCAAGCGCAGTCGCACCCGACGGGCGGTCCTCACCATCGCGCTGCTGGCGGCGCTGTTCGCCTGCGCGGTCGTCGTGACGTCGCGTCCGACCGGATTGCCCACCGCCGCACGCCAACTCGACGGCGGTGACCCCGAGGACGTCATGGTGTGCGTCGGTGGACCGCCCACCGACCCGGCCGTCGGCGCCGCGCTGGGGTACTTCGCCGACCACGTCGGGGGTTTCGGCACCCAGCGCATCGGGTTGACCTCGCCCAACCGCCGCGTCATCCCCCTCACCCGCGACTACCAGTACGCCAGGGACGTCTTCTCCGGCTACGCCGCCGGGCACAGTGCGGCGGGACCGCTCGACGCGGAGGTGTCCTACGTCGACTACGCCGCGAGCGTGGAGGACGTCGTGGCGTTGTGCCTGACCGGATTTCCCGACTTCGACGCCAAGGCGTCCCAGCGCCGCTCGCTGATCTACGTCGGACCCGGCGAGCTGCGGGCCCCCGGCGAGACCCGTCCCGCGCTGTTCACCGCCGACCGGGTCGACGCCATGGCGACGGCCGCGGGTGCGCAGGTCAACGCGGTGTTCACCGATGCGGGGTCGCCGTCGCTGGCCGCGCTCGCCACGACCACCGGCGGCCGGTCGCTGAGCGCCGACACCGCCGCCGCCGTCGACGCCGGGCTCACCGAGATCCGCGCCCATCCGCCCGCGGTGTCGTTCGACGCCACCGACGCCGAGCGGCGGGCGTCGACCGAATCCCCCGACGTGCCACTGGCGCTCGCCCTGCTGGCCGCCCTCGCCCTGGCCGCCGCCCCGGTGGTGTGGCGCCGATGACCTTCGAGCCGGTGCTGCCGACATGGGTGCTGCTCGGCGTGACCGCGGCCATCGTGATCGCCCGCGTCGTCGCGCTGCGCCAGACCGGCCGGGCCCCGACCTGGCGCTGGGTCGGGCTGACGCTGGCGATGCTGCTGCTGTGCCTGGCCGCCGCCCGCCCGGTGCCGAGCTCCAACGACGACACCGCCACCCGCGTCGCGAACCGGTTGGCGCCCAACGTGTTCCTCGTCGTCGACCGGTCGCCGGACATGGCGGTGGCCGACCAACCCGGCGGTCAGACCCGGATGGCGCGCGCCCGTGCCGACCTTGTCGCGCTCGTCGACCGGTTCCCCGAGGCCAGGGTCGCGGTGATCTCGTTCGGGGCCCGCTCGACGCTGCAGTGGCCGCTCTCGGCCGACACCTGGAGCCTGCGGCCGTCGCTGGCGACCTTCGAGCCGTACGCGTCGGCCCCCGACGCCATCGACCAGACCAACGCGGGGGCGGCCGGAAACATGTTGCGCTACCTCCTGATTGGCGCCCGACAGCAGTACCCGGCCGCCAAGAACCTGGTCTACTACCTGGGCGCCGGTGCGGCCGAGGCCAACGAGCCCGCCCGCGACTTCAACCTGCCCGAGCATGCGGTCGACGGCGGTGCGGTCCTCGGCTACGGCACGACCGCGGGCGGTCCCATCCCCGGAACGGACGTCGCGCGGTCGGCGATCGACGAGCCGGTCCTGCGGGGCATCGCCGCCCAGATCGGCGTGCCCTACGTGAGCCGGGTCGGCGATGCACCCCTGGCCGACGCGGTGCCCCCGGGGCCCACCGAGCCCCGGCCCGCCATCGCGCGCTCGACGGGCCGCGAACGCACCGAGCTCTACTGGATCCCGGCGAGCCTGTCGGCGGTCCTCGTCCTCGTCGAGCTGTACCTGGTGCTGCGCGAATTCCGCAGGACCAGGCTGGTGCAGCGGGACGTGATCGTGTGACGCGCCGGCGACTGCTGCTGTTCTCGGCGCCCGTCGCGGTCGTCGTGCTCCTGGCGGTCATCAAGCTGTGGTCGGTCGTGATCGCCGGCGGCGCGGCCCCCTCCGACTTCGCCAGGGGCGACACCGCCGCCCTGCGCGGTGACGTCGCCGCCCTCAGCGTCGTCGACGTCGTCGAGCCGGCGACGACGTCGTTCGCGGCGGGCACCCTGGCGGTCCTCGACGACCGCCTCACCGACGCACGAGCACACTTCTCCGCGGCGCTCGCGGGCACCGAACCCGCCCGGTCGTGTCCCGTGCGCGTCAACCTCGAACTCGTCGACGAGACCCTCGGCGACCGGGCCGTGGCCGCCGCGGACCCGGCTGGCGCGCTCGTCCACTACCGGGGCGCGCTGAAGGTCGTCACCGAGGCCCCGGGGGGTTGCTTCGCGGGCAGCGCCGACCCCGACGCCGCCCGCCGCGCCGTGCTCGACGCCGCCGGCGGCCGACTCGTGAACAAGATCAATGCCCTTGCGCCTCCTGCCCTTCCACCACCACCGCCCCCGCGGGGGGCCGCCCCGCCGCCACCTCCCCCGGCGTCGACGTCGGCGGGGACGACGGCCGCACCCGACCAACCTCGGCGCCTCGACCCCGGCGCCGGGGACCCGCTCGACCGGCTGCAGCAGATCCTGCGCGACGCGGCCGGCGCGGCGCCGAGCAGCGGCTGAGAGGGCGCCCGCACGGCCTCCTGCTCGTGAAGCGGCTGCCAACCCTGGCGATGGGTTTGCGTCTGGTGGCAACGGATGGCATGGTCGGTCGCAACCCGCGACCGGTTGTTTCACGCTGCGACACACCGACGGGCCCGGACCGCAAGCGATAGGTGGGAGCACCGACGAGTGCCGGACTACGTCTACGACATGTCGGACCACGAGCGCGACGCGCTCACCGCACGATTCCTCAGCACCAAGAAGCTCGGGTGCAATCGCTTCGCGTGCTTCGCCATCGAGGGTGACGATCCGTTCGCGAACATCGCGCGGCAGGTCGAGCGCGAGGTGTTCGAGGACTCCTGGGGCAACGACGCGGAGACGATGGCACAGGAGTACGGCCCCTACGACGACGCCAGTGTCTTCTTCATGGCGGTCGACACCCACGCGGGCGTCCCGGCCGGCGTCCTGCGGATGATCCGCAATTCGCCGCGGGGCCTCAAGACGATCGTGGACCTCGACGACAGCGCCAAGTCGCCCATCGCGCCGGCGGTCATCTCCGTCGATCACGTCATGCGCCACCACGGGATCGACGATCTCGATCGCTGCTGGGACGGTGCCACCGCGGCCATACCGCGCGTCTACCGTCGCCGGCTGGCGGCCACCCACGTGCAAATCATGCGCATCGTCGCCCTCGCCGCGATGCGCGAGAACATCGAACACTTCGTCGCCGTCCTGGACGAACCCGTCGTCAAGGCCGCCCGCGACGTCCTCGGGCTGCCGCTGGAGCCGCTGGCGGGCACGCCGCCGTTCACGCACATGGACGCCCCGAACAACCAGGCCGTCTACGCCCACGTGCCGACGTTGCTGCGGATCGGTCAGCGACGCAACCGCAAGGTCAAGCAGAAGATCCGCGACTGCTTCGCCGAGAAGACCCTGCCCAGCCTGGAAGAGCTCGCCGCCAGGTGACGCCGTGCTGACGGTCGAACTGACGAACGTCGTGCGCGAGTACCGCACCGGCGGTCATACCGTCCGCGCTCTCGACGGCGTGACGATGCACCTCGGCGGCGGCGAGTTCACCTCCATCGTCGGACCGTCGGGCGCGGGCAAGAGCACGCTCCTGCAGCTGCTCGGCGCGCTGGACACCCCCGATTCGGGATCCATCCAATTCAACGGCACCGAGATCTCGACCATGACCGACGAACAGCAGTCGACGTTCCGCCGCCACCAGGTCGGGTTCGTCTTCCAGTTCTTCAACCTCCTGCCGACCCTGACGGCGTGGGAGAACGTGGCCCTGCCGATGCTGCTGGACGGGAAGAAGCTGCGTCACGTGCGCCGTGACGCCGTCCGGCTGCTCGACCGCGTCGGGCTCGGCAATCGCCTCGGCCACCGACCGGCCGAACTGTCCGGCGGTCAGATGCAGCGGGTCGCCGTCGCCCGCGCCCTGATGATGAACCCGCCGCTGATCCTCGCCGACGAGCCGACGGGCAACCTCGACTCGTCGACCGGCGCGGCGATCATGGACCTGCTGTGCCACGTCGCCCACGACGACGGCGCCGAACGGGCGGTCGTGATGGTCACGCACAACCTGGAGTCGGCGTCGCGCACCGATCGCGTCATCACCGTCCAGGACGGCAAGCTGCACTCCGACGTCGTGCCGCAGCCGCTCACCCCGCTCGGCGGGCGGCACGCCGCGGGCATGCGGGAGCAGCAGACGGAGATCATCCCGACCGTGCACCACGGCACGTTCCTGTCCAAGGCGATGGTGTCGGGACCTCCCGCGCGTCGGGGCAGACATTCGGCGCGCCGGTCCTGACGCAGTGCCCCTCGCCGTCCTCAGCCGCGTCGCGGTCCTCAACGTTCGCGAGCTGCGCACCCACTGGGGGCGCGCGCTCGCCTCGATCGCGGTCGTCGCGGTGTCGGCCGCGCTGCTCGTCGCCGTCCTCGGCGTCTCGGGCTCCATCACCGGGTCCATCGACCGGCTCGCCACCAGCATCGGCGGCGACGCCAACCTCGAGGTCTCCGGAATCACCGGCGACGGCATCGACGACGGCATGCTCGACACGGTCGCCAGGGTCGAGAACGTCCGCGCCGCAGTGCCGTTGGTGCGGACCCGCGTCACCGCCGACTCGCGGCCGGCGCTGCTGATCGGCCTCGGCCAGAACGCCGCCGAGCTGCACTCGGATCTGCAGACCGCGATCCAGGACCAGCTGCAGTCCGGCGCGCCGGTCACCTCCGCGCCCAACGGCGTCATCGTGGGCGGCGGCCTCGGAGTCACCAAGGGGCGGCAGCTGCAGATCGCCGGGACGACGGTGACCGCCGCCGCGGTCGTCGACGGTCCCGCGGCCCGGCGTCTCAACGACGCACACTTCGTCATCGCGCCACTGGCTCTGGCGCAACGGATCTCGGGCCGCGACCACCGCCTCGACTCGATCCTCGTCTTCACCGACCCGCGGGCGGACGTCGGTCGGGTGCGCGAGGCGGTGACGGCGGCGCTCGGCGGCCGCGCCGTGGTGTCGACGCCCAGTTTCCGTGCCGCACAGGCCAGTAGCTCGTTCGCCATCCTGCAGGCCATGACGCTGTTGGCGGCGTCGGTGTCGCTCGTGGTGGCCGCGTTCCTCAGCTACAACGCCATGAGCATCGCGATCGCGCAGCGGCGGCCCATCATCTCCACCATGCGCGCCCTGGGCGGGCGCCGGCGCACCATCATGTCCGACATGCTCGGCGAGGCCGCGGTGGTGGGCCTGCTCGGCGGGCTCGTCGGATCGGCGGCAGGCGTGGTCATTGGGCGGCTGGCGATCGGCCGGCTGCCCTCGACGATGGTGCAGACCCTCGACGCCCGCCTCGAATACGTCCTCGCACCGTGGGTGGTACCGGTCGCCGTGACGGCCTGCGTCGTCGCGAGCGTCGCGGCGTCGGCACTGGCGGCCCGGCAGGTGCACGCGGTGGCCCCGATCGAGGCCATGGCGCCCAGCGGGTCGGCGGTCACGGAGGCGGGTTCCGCGCGGCTGCGGGTCGTCGCGGGCGTCGCGGGCGTGGCGCTGCTGGCTGCCACCGTGCTCGTCGTCACCGGCGGCTTCGGACAGCTGGCGATCGTGGCGATCGCGTTGTCGTTCATCGGGTTCAGTGCTTTGTGCTTCGCCCTGTCGGGGCCCATCATCGCGGCCGCCGCGGCGGTGGCCCGCTGCTTCGGGGCGGCGGGCGTGCTGGGCGCGGCCACCATCGAGCGCGCACCCAGGCGCATGTGGGTGGCAATGATGACCGTGCTGACCGCGGTCGTCACCACCGTCGCGGTGACCGGCGCGACGAGCAATGCCGTGGACTCCACGGTCGCCTCGTTCGCCTCGATCGCCAAGGCCGACGTGTGGGTCAGTTCCGCTGCCGCGACCGACTATTCGTCCGCGTTGCTGCCGCCCGGGACGGCCGACGCCGTGGCCGCCGTCCCCGGCGTCGAACGCGTCGTGCCCGACCAGATGGCGTTCGCGACCGTCGGCGCGACGCGGGTGATGCTGCTGGGCATCGCCGCCGACTCACACCGAGACATCTACGCGTCCCTGTCTCCGGGGGACCGTCGGGAGCTGCTCTCCGGCGAGGGCGTCGCCCTCTCGCGCGATCTTGGCAAGTCCATGAATGTCGTTGCCGGACAACAGATCACGTTGCAGACACCCTCGGGACCGCACACGGTGCGGGTGCTGGCGCTGGTGCCCTACTTCTCCGGGATGACCGGCACCGTGGCCATGAGCCTGGACGCCATGCAGGGCTGGTTCGGCAGACCCGGCGCCAGCGATCTGGAGGTCACCGTGGCGCCGGGCGCCGTCCCCGCCGTGGTGCAGGCGGCCATCCGCAAGGTCGTCGCCCCGGAGGCCTTCGTGTACTCCGGCGACGACGCGCTGGCCGGGGTCGCCAGCGCACTGGATCAGGTGATCGCCGTCATCACCGCCATCGCGTGGATCGTCGTCGTGGTGTCGGCCGTCACGCTGCTGAACACGCTCATGCTGTCGGTCCTCGACCGGCGGCGCGAGATCGGCGTGCTGCGCGCGATCGGCGCGACCCGGGCCTTCACGCTCAAGGCCATCCTCGCCGAGGCCGCCGGCATCGGCATCGTCGGCGGCCTGCTGGGGATGATCCTCGGCGCGGCCATCCAGTACCTGACGTCGATCGCCCTGACCGACGTGCTCAGCATCGACGTGACGTGGGCGCCCAGCCCGTCGATGCTCGCCATTGGCCTTGGCGCACTGGCCATTTGCCTGCTGGGCTCGGTACCGCCCGCCGTGCGCGCGGCACGCCTGGACATCGTCGAGGCCGTCAGCGTCGACTGACGCTCAGCGGATGAACCAGGCGAACCAGTCCCGGCTCGACGGCGAGAAGTAGTGTCGCGGAGACACCTTCTCGTCGGGGAAGAGCTTGAAGCTCTGCGGCTGACCCGTGGGCTGCGGGTGGAAGTACGCCCCGCTGACCCAGTCCGGATTGATGTCGAGCTCCATGCCGCGGACGACGCCGGCGTCCTGCAGGATGCGCCCCAGCGTGCACACCGACAGCGCCGGGCCCGCCACGTAGACCTCGACACCGCTTGCGGTGACGCCGAATCCGGAGCGGTTGATGAATGCGGCCTGCCCGATGGTGGCGCCCCACTCCCGCGTTCCGCCGGTCGCGCACGTCTGGTTGAGCTCGCCGCCGTCGATCAGCGGAACCAGGTTCTGTCGCACGCTCACGACGTCGGGGGCCATCCGCACCTCGCGGTTCCAGCTGCCGACGTCGGCGGTGCCGTTGGCGTGCAACACCAGGCTGGCCTCGCCGTCGACGAGTCGGTGCACGGTGCGGCCCTGACTGTAGTAGCCGGGGTGGCTCGGGTCGGTCAACCGGAATCCGCCGTTGAAAACCGCTGCGACACCGCGCATCTCACTCGGTAGCAGAGACGTGGCCGACCGCCATGCCCCACCGGGATCCATGGTGCCGGGCCGCAACTCGCCGCGCACCAGCGTCGGATCCATCCGCAGCACCCCGACCACGAACGAGGTGTGCTGGCCGTCGGGACGCAGCGAGGCCACCTGCACGGCGGGCCTGCCCTGCGAGCTGACGACCGTCTGCCAGCTGCCCTCACCCGGCAGCGCCGTGGAATGACTGAGCGGCGCCAGCGGCACCGACGGCAGGACGCGCGACTCGGCCGCGTGCGGTACCACTCCCGCCGCGGCGGGGATGCCGCCGGGCGGCAGTCCGCCCACGACGGGCTGGTTGCGCAGGTAGACCTGTCGCTCCAGCCAGGTGATCTCGCCGTTGAAGCCGTGCCCGCGCCCCCACTCGGCGAGCTTCGCCGCCACGCTGTCGCTGCCCGGGACCCGCAGCGCGTCCACCACGCAGTAGCCGATGGCCACCCCGAGGACGGTGAGCAGGACGAGGACGATCCGACGCCAGCGCCGTGGCCCGGATCTGATCGAGGGGCTGCCGGACGGGTCGTCGCGCTCGAGCACGCTGACCACCACCCACCCCCTGACCCGTTGCGGACGATTCCTGTGTAGAGGTTGCCAGCGGTTCCTGGCAGGTTGCTGAACGTTAGGTGGATGCCACGAATCGCGCGATGAGCCCGCCCAGCTCCTCCCCGCGCTGCTCCTGCACGAAGTGGCCTGCGCCAGCGATGGTCACGTGGTCCTGCCCTCTCGCCCCGGGGACCCGCCGCTGAAAGACCCCGTCCCACCCCCGGGTTGCCGGATCACCGTCGGAGTAGGCGGTGAGGAACGGTTTGCGCCATTGCTCCAGCACCGCCATCGTGGCGCGCCCGATGACCGCGCCGGGGTCGTTGCGCGTCAGGGGAATCAGCGCGATGAGGTGGCGCAACCCGGCCGTGTAGGACCGATCCGGGAACGGCGCGTCGTAGGCGGCGAGGACGTCGGCGGGTAGCGGGCCCGCGACCGCGTCGAGGAAGAAGCTCGGCACGAGGTCGGGTGCGCGCTGATAGAACCGGACGTAGTCGAGCAGCGTCTCCTCCAGCATCATGCGGCTCTCGCCTACGCCGTGGTGCGCCCAGGTGAGCTCGCCGGCGAGTTCGGGGTCGCACGTGTGCAGGATGGTGTTCGTCGCGACGACCCGCGCGAAGCGATCCTGCTCGCGGGCCAGCACGCTCAGCCCGAGCGGCCCGCCCCAGTCCTGCACGACGAGCGTGACGTCGCGCAGGTCGAGCCGGGTGACCAGGTCGTGCAGCCAGTCGACGTGCCGGGCGAACGTGTAATCCGTTGCCTCGCTGAGCTTGTCGGATCGCCCGTAGCCGATGTTGTCCGGCGCCACGACCCGCAGCCCCGCCTCGGCGAGCACGGCGATCACCCGTCGGTACAGGTACGACCAGGTGGGTTGGCCGTGCAGCAGCAGGACGACCGGCCCGTCGCGCGGTCCGGCGTCCACGAAATGCATTCGCACGGGCTCGATTCGGCGCGCCTGAACCTCGACGTAGTGTGGCGCGAACGGGTAGTCGGGCAGCGTCTCGAACCGCTCGTCGGGCGTCCTGAGGATCACGTCCGCGCGTCCCTCTCGCCCTCTTCTCGCGCGTCGTCCCTCTCGCGCGTGCCCCTCCTCCGCGCACCACTTCCCCGCGCGTCCCTCCCCCGCGCGTCCCTTCCCCGCGAGCAGACGCCAAAGTGCGCCACGCCCGGCGTGTCGCGACGCATTTGCGGCTGCTCGCCAGCGAAAGTCACTGGGCGAGTTGAGGATACAGCGCGGCGACGCCATTCGCGAGACCGGCCCGCACATGGCGACTGGTGTCGTCGGCGAGCACCTCGTACTCCCCCGCCGCGACGGCGTCGAGCGACTGCGCAGCCACGTCGGCGGGGTCGGCCTTCGGTCCGTCCAGACCCGCGCCCATGTCGGTGTCCATCAGGCCGACGTGCAGGGCGGTGACCACGATGCCGCGCTCGACGAGCTGCGCGCGCACCGCGTTGGTCATCGACCAGGCCGCCGACTTCGACGCGCAGTAGCCGCTGATGTCGGGATAGCTGATCCAGGACAGCACCGACAGCACGTTCAGGATGCCGCCACCGCCGTTGCGCTCGATGACGGGCGCGAAGGCCCGCACCATCGACAGCGTGCCGAAGTAGTTGGTGTCCATCTCGCGGCGCGCGCCGTCCAGGTCGCCGGTCAGCAGGTTGACGTTCGCCGCGATGCCCGCGTTGTTGATCAGCAGCGTCACGTCGCCCGCGGCCTCCACGGCGGCCGAGACCGACGCAGGGTCGGTGACGTCCAGGGCGAGCGGCTCCACGCCGTCGACGTCGATCGACGCCGGGTTGCGGGCCCCGCCGTAGACGCGAGCGCCACGTTTCAGCAACTCAAGACTGAATTGCTTGCCAAGCCCACGGTTGGCGCCGGTGACGAGTGCGGTGCAGCGAGAGATGTCCATGACGTCATCCTGCCCCCGGGATCGGTCCGGCGGGCGTCAATCGTCGCCGAGGGCGTCCCGCACCAATGCGGCGAACAGCTCCGGGCTCTCCACCGGGGTGAAGTGACCGGCACCGTCGGCGGGCGTCACGCGCACGTCGGCGAAGAACTCGTCGAGCCGATCCGACCACGCGCGGGGAAAGAGCGGGTCGTGCTCCGGCCACAGCACCGACGTCGGCGTGGCGATGCGATCCTCGGCGGCGGGCGCCTGCTCGGCGAGCGCGGTGACGACCGTTCCCGCGCCGGCGCGATACCAGCCGATCGAGGCGACGAACGCTCCCGGCGGGGAGTACACCTCGACCAGGTGGTCGAGCGCCGCCTCGTCGATGGCGAACGCCGGGCCAGACCAGTGGTCCCAGAAGTGCCGTAGGTAGGACCGAACGGCGTCGGCGTCGCCGTCGATCAGGGCCTCCGACAGCGGCAGCCGGTGCAAGGCCTGATACCAGAACTCGGTTTGCGCGTCGGGTTCGAGCACCCGTCGTCCGACGCCGGGCATGGGCGGGGACAGCACCAGGTGTCGGGCCAACCCCGGGTGCGCCTTGGCGATGGTCTGGGCCACGCGACTGCCGACGTCGTACCCGGCGAGCACGGGACGTTCCAGGCCGAGCTCGTCGATGAGCGCGACGACGCTGCCGGCCTGCGCCGCGGCGCCATACCCCTCGGCGGGATCGACGCGATGGCCATCGGATCGGCCGAAGCCGCGCAGGTCCGGAACCACGACGTCCACGTCGTCGCCGAGCAGCGGGACGACGTCGCGGAAGTCGGTGTGGTCACCGGGCCAGCCGTGCAGCAGCACGACCGGAGCACCCCCGCCGCCGTGGCGTTCGTACGCCAGCCGGAAACCTTCGTGCGGGGAAGACGTCTGCATGGGCTGTCACGTTAGCGACGGAATGGTCGCGTCACCGTCTGCGGGCAAACTTCTGTGGCGTGTCTGTGGCGTCGTTCGGCCAAAGGTGACAAC
This region includes:
- a CDS encoding VWA domain-containing protein, which gives rise to MTFEPVLPTWVLLGVTAAIVIARVVALRQTGRAPTWRWVGLTLAMLLLCLAAARPVPSSNDDTATRVANRLAPNVFLVVDRSPDMAVADQPGGQTRMARARADLVALVDRFPEARVAVISFGARSTLQWPLSADTWSLRPSLATFEPYASAPDAIDQTNAGAAGNMLRYLLIGARQQYPAAKNLVYYLGAGAAEANEPARDFNLPEHAVDGGAVLGYGTTAGGPIPGTDVARSAIDEPVLRGIAAQIGVPYVSRVGDAPLADAVPPGPTEPRPAIARSTGRERTELYWIPASLSAVLVLVELYLVLREFRRTRLVQRDVIV
- a CDS encoding ABC transporter permease, whose protein sequence is MPLAVLSRVAVLNVRELRTHWGRALASIAVVAVSAALLVAVLGVSGSITGSIDRLATSIGGDANLEVSGITGDGIDDGMLDTVARVENVRAAVPLVRTRVTADSRPALLIGLGQNAAELHSDLQTAIQDQLQSGAPVTSAPNGVIVGGGLGVTKGRQLQIAGTTVTAAAVVDGPAARRLNDAHFVIAPLALAQRISGRDHRLDSILVFTDPRADVGRVREAVTAALGGRAVVSTPSFRAAQASSSFAILQAMTLLAASVSLVVAAFLSYNAMSIAIAQRRPIISTMRALGGRRRTIMSDMLGEAAVVGLLGGLVGSAAGVVIGRLAIGRLPSTMVQTLDARLEYVLAPWVVPVAVTACVVASVAASALAARQVHAVAPIEAMAPSGSAVTEAGSARLRVVAGVAGVALLAATVLVVTGGFGQLAIVAIALSFIGFSALCFALSGPIIAAAAAVARCFGAAGVLGAATIERAPRRMWVAMMTVLTAVVTTVAVTGATSNAVDSTVASFASIAKADVWVSSAAATDYSSALLPPGTADAVAAVPGVERVVPDQMAFATVGATRVMLLGIAADSHRDIYASLSPGDRRELLSGEGVALSRDLGKSMNVVAGQQITLQTPSGPHTVRVLALVPYFSGMTGTVAMSLDAMQGWFGRPGASDLEVTVAPGAVPAVVQAAIRKVVAPEAFVYSGDDALAGVASALDQVIAVITAIAWIVVVVSAVTLLNTLMLSVLDRRREIGVLRAIGATRAFTLKAILAEAAGIGIVGGLLGMILGAAIQYLTSIALTDVLSIDVTWAPSPSMLAIGLGALAICLLGSVPPAVRAARLDIVEAVSVD
- a CDS encoding haloalkane dehalogenase; its protein translation is MILRTPDERFETLPDYPFAPHYVEVQARRIEPVRMHFVDAGPRDGPVVLLLHGQPTWSYLYRRVIAVLAEAGLRVVAPDNIGYGRSDKLSEATDYTFARHVDWLHDLVTRLDLRDVTLVVQDWGGPLGLSVLAREQDRFARVVATNTILHTCDPELAGELTWAHHGVGESRMMLEETLLDYVRFYQRAPDLVPSFFLDAVAGPLPADVLAAYDAPFPDRSYTAGLRHLIALIPLTRNDPGAVIGRATMAVLEQWRKPFLTAYSDGDPATRGWDGVFQRRVPGARGQDHVTIAGAGHFVQEQRGEELGGLIARFVAST
- a CDS encoding SDR family oxidoreductase codes for the protein MDISRCTALVTGANRGLGKQFSLELLKRGARVYGGARNPASIDVDGVEPLALDVTDPASVSAAVEAAGDVTLLINNAGIAANVNLLTGDLDGARREMDTNYFGTLSMVRAFAPVIERNGGGGILNVLSVLSWISYPDISGYCASKSAAWSMTNAVRAQLVERGIVVTALHVGLMDTDMGAGLDGPKADPADVAAQSLDAVAAGEYEVLADDTSRHVRAGLANGVAALYPQLAQ
- a CDS encoding alpha/beta fold hydrolase codes for the protein MQTSSPHEGFRLAYERHGGGGAPVVLLHGWPGDHTDFRDVVPLLGDDVDVVVPDLRGFGRSDGHRVDPAEGYGAAAQAGSVVALIDELGLERPVLAGYDVGSRVAQTIAKAHPGLARHLVLSPPMPGVGRRVLEPDAQTEFWYQALHRLPLSEALIDGDADAVRSYLRHFWDHWSGPAFAIDEAALDHLVEVYSPPGAFVASIGWYRAGAGTVVTALAEQAPAAEDRIATPTSVLWPEHDPLFPRAWSDRLDEFFADVRVTPADGAGHFTPVESPELFAALVRDALGDD